The proteins below are encoded in one region of Myxococcales bacterium:
- a CDS encoding SUMF1/EgtB/PvdO family nonheme iron enzyme, whose amino-acid sequence MEAGEKGDRRALGAAEIARTMLARGVVRVNRAQLETVPAGDAHTQAASDQEAVSGARPTARSLPTLAADAQSTPPPTESAGPVRYDHVSELGKGGMGRVDEVFDRVLGRPVAQKRLLRVADTDHATMLVAEAQTCAQLEHPSIVPVYDLDAADDGRPFYTMRVVRGRSLREVLEDNTRPDKERVPLARMLGIFRQVCLAVDFAHSRGVVHRDLKPDNVVVGEFGEVYVVDWGIAHLIEGSEVRRSSIGPAIAGTPAYMPPEQLLGEALDGRTDVFALGVMLYEILAGARPFSDESIRGVMGRRQKTVEVAPSRADPAGGTPDFFDELALACLSPGREGRPGRARVIANAIDDYLDHERTRAEREREATEYTQEAEAARARFEALTAEARELEERADVMLEKHKAWESAETKAPAWELSTRAQALRSEAARERARTGAAFTSALGRVEDHAGARRGLCLLYWHQFLEAEEAGDEQRMAQFLDLARAYDDGQLALELANQGELVIESRPAGARVSIARYVRRGPLLVLTDERELGTTPLKAGLFEAGSYLVVASRDGRELRYPLLIKRAERHRLELRLPEADEIPEGMLLVAGGPYLTKADARSARLVEAELPDFAIGRFPVTLAEYGRFLEELSAEERALRIPMIDGVAAYSEATRSWKIELLVSGDATNNLSAGRELDLPVVGVRWNAARAYAAWLARRTGRNYRLPTEQEWDKAMRGADGRPFAMGARLDTSFAKLRDSRPEHPHPEPVGAFSHDESPYRVRDLCGGVGDWTETSMDGGALPSLEEADSGSADYRVVVWRGGTWSTTTPTSPMRYSQAIRQHGAWIGFRVGLDLGSGTSSRVHRERLRLT is encoded by the coding sequence ATGGAGGCGGGCGAAAAAGGGGACCGGCGGGCGCTCGGGGCCGCCGAGATCGCGCGCACGATGCTCGCCCGGGGCGTCGTGCGAGTGAATCGAGCTCAGCTGGAGACGGTCCCGGCGGGAGACGCTCACACCCAGGCTGCGTCGGACCAGGAGGCGGTCAGCGGTGCGCGTCCGACCGCGCGCTCGCTGCCCACGCTCGCGGCCGATGCCCAGAGCACACCGCCGCCAACCGAGAGCGCCGGCCCGGTTCGCTACGATCACGTGTCGGAGCTGGGCAAAGGTGGCATGGGTCGCGTCGACGAGGTGTTCGACCGGGTGCTCGGTCGCCCGGTCGCGCAGAAGCGTCTGCTCCGGGTGGCGGACACCGACCACGCCACGATGCTGGTCGCCGAGGCGCAGACCTGCGCGCAGCTCGAACATCCGTCCATCGTGCCGGTCTACGATCTGGACGCGGCGGACGACGGGCGCCCGTTCTACACGATGCGAGTGGTGCGCGGGCGCTCACTCCGCGAAGTGCTCGAAGACAACACCCGACCGGACAAGGAGCGGGTGCCCCTCGCGCGCATGCTCGGCATCTTTCGTCAGGTGTGCCTGGCCGTCGACTTTGCTCACAGCCGCGGGGTGGTGCATCGGGATCTGAAACCGGACAACGTCGTCGTGGGGGAGTTCGGTGAGGTGTACGTCGTCGACTGGGGCATCGCGCACTTGATCGAGGGCAGCGAGGTGCGCCGCAGCAGCATCGGACCCGCCATCGCGGGGACCCCCGCGTACATGCCGCCGGAGCAGCTGCTCGGCGAAGCCCTGGATGGGCGCACGGACGTGTTCGCTCTCGGGGTGATGCTGTACGAGATCTTGGCGGGCGCGCGACCGTTCTCCGACGAGAGCATCCGCGGGGTGATGGGGCGGCGGCAGAAGACCGTGGAGGTGGCGCCGAGTCGTGCGGATCCGGCGGGTGGGACGCCGGATTTCTTCGACGAGCTGGCGCTCGCGTGTTTGTCGCCGGGGCGCGAGGGCCGGCCGGGGCGGGCGCGCGTCATTGCCAACGCCATCGATGACTATCTGGATCACGAGCGCACCCGGGCCGAACGAGAGCGCGAGGCGACGGAGTACACACAGGAGGCGGAGGCGGCGCGCGCACGCTTCGAGGCGCTGACGGCGGAGGCGCGGGAGCTGGAAGAGCGCGCCGATGTGATGCTCGAAAAGCACAAGGCGTGGGAGAGCGCCGAGACCAAGGCGCCGGCCTGGGAGCTCTCGACGCGAGCGCAGGCGCTGCGCTCGGAGGCGGCTCGAGAGCGCGCGCGGACGGGTGCGGCCTTCACCAGCGCCCTCGGGCGGGTGGAAGATCACGCGGGGGCACGTCGGGGTTTGTGCCTGCTCTACTGGCATCAGTTCCTCGAAGCCGAGGAGGCCGGCGACGAACAGCGCATGGCGCAGTTCCTGGATCTGGCGCGGGCCTACGACGACGGGCAGCTGGCGCTCGAGCTGGCCAATCAAGGTGAGCTCGTGATCGAGTCGCGGCCGGCGGGCGCCCGGGTCAGCATCGCGCGCTACGTGCGGCGCGGTCCGCTGCTGGTGCTGACGGACGAACGCGAGCTCGGGACGACGCCGCTGAAGGCCGGGCTGTTCGAGGCCGGATCTTATCTCGTGGTGGCGTCGCGCGACGGGCGCGAGCTGCGGTATCCGCTGCTGATCAAGCGCGCCGAGCGCCATCGGCTCGAGCTGCGCCTGCCGGAGGCGGACGAAATCCCCGAGGGCATGCTGCTCGTGGCGGGAGGGCCGTACTTGACGAAGGCGGACGCCCGCTCGGCGCGGCTGGTGGAAGCAGAGCTGCCGGATTTTGCCATCGGGCGCTTTCCGGTGACGCTGGCGGAGTACGGGCGTTTTCTGGAGGAGCTCAGCGCGGAGGAGCGGGCGCTGCGCATTCCAATGATCGACGGCGTGGCGGCGTATTCGGAGGCGACGCGGAGCTGGAAGATCGAGCTACTGGTCTCGGGGGACGCGACGAACAACTTGTCGGCAGGACGGGAGTTGGACCTGCCCGTGGTCGGCGTGCGCTGGAACGCCGCCCGAGCCTATGCCGCGTGGCTCGCGCGCCGCACGGGCCGCAACTACCGACTGCCGACGGAGCAGGAGTGGGACAAGGCCATGCGCGGCGCGGACGGCCGGCCGTTCGCGATGGGGGCCCGGCTCGACACCAGCTTCGCGAAGCTCAGGGACTCGCGTCCGGAGCATCCGCATCCGGAGCCGGTCGGGGCGTTCTCGCACGATGAATCGCCGTATCGCGTGCGGGACTTGTGCGGCGGCGTGGGGGACTGGACCGAGACGTCGATGGATGGCGGGGCGCTCCCGAGCCTGGAAGAAGCGGACAGCGGCAGCGCGGACTACCGGGTGGTGGTCTGGCGAGGCGGGACGTGGTCGACGACCACGCCGACGTCGCCGATGCGCTATTCGCAAGCGATTCGACAGCACGGCGCCTGGATTGGATTTCGTGTCGGCCTCGATCTCGGTTCGGGCACGTCATCTCGCGTTCACCGGGAACGGCTGCGCCTCACCTGA
- a CDS encoding glycosyltransferase translates to MGRRHRIVCLSSQHWDDAMWTNKQHIMSRLAKEHDVHYVNFGSHRSLRAILKQEVAHAPAELLAPRRLLLEPRVRVEHGVKLMSFYKPELFNRLRHGRRLRVFAEFDLEVSLLERYLRREGLLDAIVWVYHPGFGANVKRLPHELLVYDCVDEYTAFPEFKLAKPWIAARERELCRAADLVFCTAPVLHQNKQHLNPGHTHLVHNVGDADHFKRAMLDETVVPDDLARLPHPVIGFVGAVSDYKLNIDWLIHLAKARPSFQIAVIGPAGIADPTTDVSALQKLPNVHLLGHRSYETLPSYLKGFDVATIPYRLNDYTEGVFPIKFFEFLASGKPVVVSALPATKDYWSAVRVAHTADEFVSACDAALEAGDAGRAERVALAEQNSWPKRIGELMRLVDERLASRAEPRR, encoded by the coding sequence ATGGGCCGCCGCCACCGCATCGTCTGCCTCTCGTCCCAGCACTGGGACGACGCGATGTGGACCAACAAACAGCACATCATGAGCCGGCTCGCGAAGGAGCACGACGTGCACTACGTCAACTTCGGCTCCCATCGCTCGCTGCGCGCGATCCTGAAGCAGGAAGTGGCGCACGCGCCGGCCGAGCTGCTCGCGCCCCGTCGCCTCTTGCTCGAGCCGCGCGTCCGGGTCGAGCACGGCGTGAAGCTGATGAGCTTCTACAAACCGGAGCTCTTCAACCGCCTGCGGCACGGCCGCCGGTTGCGCGTGTTCGCCGAGTTCGATCTCGAGGTGAGCCTGCTCGAGCGCTATTTGCGCCGCGAGGGCCTGCTCGACGCCATCGTCTGGGTGTATCACCCGGGCTTCGGCGCCAACGTCAAACGCCTGCCGCACGAGCTCCTGGTCTACGACTGCGTCGACGAGTACACGGCGTTCCCCGAGTTCAAGCTCGCCAAACCCTGGATCGCCGCCCGCGAGCGCGAGCTGTGTCGGGCCGCAGATCTGGTGTTCTGCACGGCGCCGGTGCTGCACCAGAACAAACAACACCTGAATCCGGGTCACACCCACCTGGTCCACAACGTCGGCGACGCGGACCATTTCAAGCGGGCGATGCTCGACGAGACGGTCGTGCCCGACGACCTGGCTCGCCTGCCCCACCCGGTGATTGGCTTCGTCGGCGCCGTCAGCGACTACAAGCTGAACATCGACTGGCTGATCCACCTGGCCAAGGCTCGCCCCAGCTTTCAGATCGCCGTCATCGGTCCGGCGGGTATCGCAGATCCCACCACCGACGTGTCCGCGCTGCAGAAGCTACCCAACGTGCACCTGCTCGGCCACCGCAGCTACGAGACCTTGCCCAGCTACCTGAAGGGGTTCGACGTCGCGACCATCCCCTATCGGCTGAACGACTACACCGAGGGGGTCTTCCCCATCAAATTCTTCGAGTTCTTGGCGTCGGGCAAACCCGTGGTGGTGAGCGCGCTGCCGGCGACCAAGGACTACTGGAGCGCGGTCCGGGTCGCCCACACCGCCGACGAGTTCGTGAGCGCCTGCGACGCGGCCCTCGAAGCCGGCGACGCCGGTCGCGCCGAGCGCGTGGCTCTGGCCGAGCAGAACTCGTGGCCGAAGCGCATCGGGGAGCTGATGCGCCTCGTCGACGAGCGCCTGGCGAGCCGCGCCGAGCCCCGACGCTGA
- a CDS encoding DUF362 domain-containing protein has translation MRVPVESSVSRRTVLALAAAGAATTAAGGALAGEDPEASPLIAKPPKGFSPMAVPGKVVHVGAKGDYRATMQPNLLWPKADVAKRLLEKAMMEFTGASNLVEAMKRFISKDDVVAIKPNGIAGQKGATMAVNFELILPLVEAVIALGVPPEKIMVYEQYPSYLAGCRVNVRQFKLPAGVKTATHNNNDHPMPEITVYQGVGTKYARQFLEATAVINLTQIKDHSICGYTGTLKNITHGNVNNPHEHHAHGASPQIAMLYNQPLVTSRVRLHITDAFKVMYDKGPLDKDPKTRVLAGSVYVATDPVAMDTVGWQLVEKLRKEKGLKTLTEAKREPRYIRTAGELGLGVADANAIRLKSSEI, from the coding sequence ATGCGCGTTCCCGTCGAAAGCTCGGTCTCCCGCCGCACCGTTCTGGCCCTGGCCGCCGCCGGCGCCGCGACCACCGCCGCCGGGGGCGCGCTCGCCGGCGAGGACCCCGAGGCGTCCCCGTTGATAGCCAAACCTCCCAAGGGTTTTTCACCCATGGCCGTCCCCGGCAAGGTGGTGCACGTCGGCGCCAAGGGGGACTACCGCGCGACGATGCAGCCGAACTTGCTCTGGCCGAAGGCGGACGTGGCCAAACGCCTGCTCGAAAAGGCGATGATGGAATTCACGGGCGCGTCGAACCTGGTCGAGGCGATGAAGCGCTTCATCTCCAAGGACGACGTCGTTGCCATCAAACCCAACGGCATCGCCGGCCAGAAGGGCGCGACGATGGCCGTCAACTTCGAGCTGATCTTGCCGCTGGTCGAGGCGGTCATCGCCCTCGGCGTGCCGCCGGAGAAGATCATGGTCTACGAGCAGTACCCCTCGTACCTGGCGGGTTGCCGGGTGAACGTGCGGCAGTTCAAGCTGCCGGCTGGCGTCAAGACCGCGACCCACAACAACAACGACCACCCGATGCCGGAGATCACGGTGTATCAGGGCGTGGGCACCAAGTACGCGCGGCAGTTCCTGGAGGCGACGGCGGTCATCAACCTGACGCAGATCAAGGATCACTCGATCTGCGGTTACACCGGCACGCTCAAGAACATCACCCACGGCAACGTCAACAACCCTCACGAGCACCACGCCCACGGCGCCAGTCCGCAGATCGCGATGCTGTACAACCAGCCTCTGGTGACGAGCCGCGTGCGCCTGCACATCACGGACGCCTTCAAGGTGATGTACGACAAGGGGCCCCTCGACAAAGATCCGAAGACCCGGGTGCTCGCGGGCTCGGTCTACGTCGCCACCGATCCGGTGGCGATGGACACGGTCGGCTGGCAGCTGGTGGAGAAGCTGCGCAAGGAGAAGGGCCTGAAGACGCTCACGGAGGCGAAGCGCGAGCCTCGCTACATCCGCACCGCGGGCGAGCTCGGCCTCGGTGTTGCCGACGCCAATGCCATTCGGCTGAAGAGCAGCGAGATCTGA
- a CDS encoding helix-hairpin-helix domain-containing protein: MMKVAGIAALLIGLAGIGAASMVLGDGGVAVARGAAPEASGGWLAGGPAAEPPAAAGGSARKQHSGPADSRKPPSAALTADGKVILNLAEVDDLRRLPGIGRRRAEAILELRARLKRFRRVTELLRVRGIGVRGLRRITPLVVLDPPKSGGDAGADAGADAAKGDAGS; the protein is encoded by the coding sequence GTGATGAAGGTCGCTGGCATTGCGGCGCTGCTCATCGGGCTCGCCGGCATCGGTGCGGCGTCGATGGTGCTCGGCGACGGGGGCGTCGCGGTCGCCCGCGGTGCGGCCCCGGAAGCGTCGGGAGGTTGGCTCGCGGGAGGCCCTGCGGCGGAGCCGCCCGCAGCGGCCGGCGGCAGCGCGCGCAAGCAGCACTCGGGCCCGGCGGACTCTCGCAAGCCGCCCAGCGCTGCGCTCACCGCCGACGGCAAGGTCATCCTGAACCTGGCAGAGGTCGACGACCTGAGACGCTTACCCGGCATCGGTCGCCGGCGGGCCGAAGCCATCCTGGAGCTGCGCGCGCGCCTCAAGCGCTTCCGACGGGTCACGGAGCTCCTACGTGTGCGCGGCATCGGCGTGCGCGGGCTCCGGCGCATCACACCATTGGTGGTGCTCGATCCACCAAAATCCGGCGGCGACGCCGGGGCCGATGCCGGGGCCGATGCCGCGAAAGGAGACGCGGGGAGCTGA
- a CDS encoding SUMF1/EgtB/PvdO family nonheme iron enzyme produces the protein MKPLPVRGVVRLALALSGAAGLGAACVSAPPPSAEPAAGADSIRQTSDATASARPDATASDGGGLAADAAVGADASSAASACPDGMLRVTKDFCPKVERQCLKSEYDKANHITLCHRFKPDTTVCRAPRVALDFCIDRYEYPNQERAHPPVMVSFFDASGLCAAKGKRLCYEGEWTAACEGPDEKPFPYGWERSSEKCNFDNAWTDPSLKKIYSDDPAIRDAELARLDRSVPSGSKPGCVSDYGVFDLTGNVDEWTLADQDRPREKGRFSALKGGAWGHVRNACRPVTTSHEPEFTYYFVSFRCCKDVS, from the coding sequence GTGAAACCCCTGCCGGTTCGCGGAGTCGTGCGGCTCGCGCTCGCGCTGTCTGGCGCGGCGGGGCTCGGGGCGGCGTGTGTCTCGGCGCCGCCGCCGTCGGCCGAACCGGCAGCTGGAGCTGATTCGATCCGACAAACATCCGACGCGACCGCGAGCGCTCGGCCCGACGCGACGGCGAGCGACGGCGGAGGGCTCGCGGCGGACGCAGCGGTTGGGGCGGACGCAAGCTCCGCGGCGAGCGCTTGTCCTGACGGCATGTTGCGTGTGACCAAGGACTTCTGCCCCAAGGTCGAGCGTCAGTGTTTGAAGAGTGAATACGACAAGGCCAATCACATCACGCTCTGTCATCGCTTCAAACCGGACACGACGGTGTGCCGTGCGCCGCGGGTCGCACTCGACTTCTGCATCGATCGCTACGAGTACCCCAACCAGGAGCGAGCACACCCGCCGGTGATGGTGAGCTTCTTCGACGCCAGCGGGCTGTGCGCCGCCAAGGGCAAACGCCTGTGTTACGAGGGGGAGTGGACGGCGGCGTGTGAGGGCCCCGACGAGAAACCATTTCCGTACGGGTGGGAGCGGTCGAGCGAGAAGTGCAACTTCGACAACGCCTGGACCGATCCCAGCCTGAAGAAGATCTACTCGGACGATCCAGCAATTCGCGACGCCGAGCTGGCGCGCCTCGACCGCAGTGTGCCGAGCGGCTCCAAGCCCGGTTGTGTGAGCGACTACGGCGTGTTCGATCTCACCGGCAACGTCGACGAGTGGACCCTCGCCGATCAGGACCGCCCGCGGGAAAAAGGGCGCTTCTCGGCGCTGAAAGGCGGCGCCTGGGGCCACGTCCGCAACGCCTGCCGCCCCGTGACCACCAGCCACGAGCCGGAGTTCACCTATTACTTCGTGAGTTTTCGCTGCTGCAAAGATGTGAGTTGA
- a CDS encoding ATP phosphoribosyltransferase — MRPLTIAIPKGRVTKQLAALFERASLDASSVLADDRRLVRESADGALRFLLLKPDDVPTYVEYGAADLGVSGRDVLLERRYDLYQPLDLGIGRCRMVVAAKKDVSVPAVPRVATKYARIAAEHFAKRGVQAEIIYVQGSVELAPLVGLAHLIVDLVETGTTLVENNLEERELVAEVSSVLVANRAQYKLRRAEVQPLVERLRAALG, encoded by the coding sequence GTGAGGCCGCTGACGATCGCCATTCCCAAGGGCCGGGTCACCAAACAGCTCGCGGCGCTGTTCGAGCGGGCGTCATTGGATGCCTCCTCGGTGCTCGCCGACGACCGGCGACTGGTGCGGGAGAGCGCCGACGGTGCCCTGCGGTTTCTGCTGCTCAAGCCCGACGACGTGCCGACCTACGTCGAGTACGGCGCGGCGGACCTCGGGGTGAGCGGGCGCGACGTGCTGCTCGAGCGGCGCTACGATCTGTATCAGCCGCTCGATCTCGGCATTGGTCGTTGTCGCATGGTGGTTGCGGCCAAGAAGGACGTGAGTGTGCCGGCGGTGCCGCGGGTGGCGACCAAGTACGCGCGCATCGCAGCGGAGCATTTTGCCAAGCGCGGGGTCCAGGCGGAGATCATCTACGTACAGGGTTCCGTGGAGCTCGCGCCGCTGGTCGGGCTCGCGCATTTGATCGTCGATCTGGTCGAGACCGGCACGACACTCGTGGAGAACAACCTCGAGGAGCGGGAGCTGGTCGCCGAGGTATCGAGTGTGCTGGTGGCCAACCGCGCGCAGTACAAACTCCGCCGCGCGGAGGTCCAGCCGCTGGTGGAGCGGTTGCGAGCCGCGCTCGGTTAG
- the murA gene encoding UDP-N-acetylglucosamine 1-carboxyvinyltransferase, with translation MDAIRVRGTRPLSGRIAVGGAKNAALPILCATLLSDGQSLLRNVPGLRDIDTTAALLRFLGREVSVATPEVRVAEAVGAVRPEAPYELVRQMRASVLVLGPLVARYGRAKVSLPGGCAIGARPIDQHLKGLEALGATIRVEHGYVVAEAPRLKGAEIVFDLPTVTGTENLMMAAALARGRTTLVNSAREPEVEELGRVLNKMGARVEGAGTDVVVIHGSESLDPFDHAIVSDRIEAGTFIAAVGAAGGDVLLENAPIDQLEPVIVKMRMAGLEIEREGEHMRVRRLGALRAVDVTTAPHPGFPTDMQAQFMAMMTVAEGRSVLTETIFENRFMHVPELCRMGADIDTRGNTAFVQGVKGLSGASVMATDLRASASLVIAGLVAEGDTIVRRVYHLDRGYEHIEKKLAGVGADIERVALEGAP, from the coding sequence ATGGACGCGATTCGAGTTCGAGGAACCCGCCCCCTCTCTGGCCGTATCGCGGTGGGTGGCGCGAAGAACGCCGCGCTGCCGATCCTGTGCGCGACACTGCTCTCGGACGGCCAATCCCTGCTGCGCAACGTGCCGGGCCTGCGCGACATCGACACGACCGCGGCGCTGCTCAGGTTCCTGGGGCGCGAGGTGAGCGTCGCGACGCCGGAGGTGCGAGTGGCGGAGGCGGTGGGTGCGGTCCGCCCCGAGGCGCCGTACGAGCTGGTGCGACAGATGCGGGCGAGTGTGCTGGTCCTGGGCCCCCTGGTTGCCCGCTACGGTCGCGCGAAGGTGTCCTTGCCGGGCGGTTGTGCCATCGGTGCGCGGCCCATCGATCAACACTTGAAGGGGCTCGAGGCCCTCGGCGCCACGATTCGCGTCGAGCACGGGTACGTGGTGGCCGAAGCCCCGCGGCTCAAGGGTGCAGAGATCGTGTTCGATCTGCCCACCGTCACGGGTACCGAGAACCTGATGATGGCGGCGGCGCTGGCCCGGGGTCGTACGACGCTGGTGAACTCGGCGCGCGAACCGGAGGTCGAAGAGCTGGGGCGTGTGCTCAACAAGATGGGCGCGCGGGTCGAAGGGGCCGGCACCGACGTGGTCGTGATCCACGGCTCCGAGTCGTTGGATCCGTTCGACCACGCCATCGTCAGCGATCGCATCGAGGCGGGCACGTTCATCGCGGCCGTGGGCGCGGCGGGCGGCGACGTGCTGCTGGAAAACGCGCCGATCGACCAGCTGGAGCCGGTGATCGTGAAGATGCGCATGGCGGGCCTCGAGATCGAGCGCGAGGGGGAGCACATGCGGGTCCGGCGGCTCGGCGCGCTGCGAGCGGTCGACGTCACGACCGCGCCGCACCCCGGCTTCCCCACCGACATGCAGGCGCAGTTCATGGCCATGATGACGGTGGCGGAGGGTCGCAGTGTGCTCACCGAGACCATCTTCGAAAACCGCTTCATGCACGTGCCCGAGCTGTGCCGCATGGGTGCGGACATCGACACACGCGGCAATACCGCCTTCGTGCAGGGGGTGAAGGGGTTGTCGGGGGCCAGCGTGATGGCGACGGATCTTCGCGCCAGCGCCTCGCTGGTCATCGCCGGACTCGTCGCCGAGGGCGACACGATCGTGCGCCGTGTCTACCACCTGGACCGTGGCTACGAGCACATCGAGAAGAAGCTCGCGGGTGTCGGCGCCGACATCGAGCGCGTGGCGCTCGAGGGCGCGCCGTGA
- a CDS encoding protein kinase has translation MAEDETRDAQRTVGMTPWANPTPSGERVVLAGRYEILGLLGSGGMGSVYRAFDRELDEKCALKLVRPELGASPRLLERFRREVKLARRVTHPNVARTYDIGEHGSERFLTMELVDGESLSSLIEREGRLGPTRAVKIALELAAGLEAAHAVGVVHRDLKPENVLLEKTGRVVITDFGIACARQDAEDATKTLGGVVGTPAYMAPEQVEALPDVDARADLYALGVLLYEMLTGVMPFSGTSPYAVASARLTSEPPDPRRERPDLPAALAHIVQTCMARDRNHRYGSAADLAAALSVSAPTEFDELAVSRSHVGWQPPDPSARTRAGEKTLAVLPFKNAGPPEDAYIADGLTEDLIDTLSMTPGLKLRPRASVLSLSAQADADPRELGRRLEVQVVVDGSVRRMGTSLRIATRLIGVGDGFQLWARRFDRPQSDALVVSDEAAHAIAEALGAEPTQPPRAAPTDDGAIDLYLRGKAELRRIWREPMRRAAELFEAAHRRAPNDPTLLAALARARARLWYFDGGAREGGEARELADKALAVAPERGESWLSLASVRFVEQELPSAARLLEQALKRSPQLAEAHELGAEIALEVLDPAVALARYQTALSLDPELRCRFHMARLHAYAGRWHEVDAIERVPAEDEQTRSMYAASRARLALWSPDAKARIRDLTAPESAEDRLPVEYTKACLSVIESGSLSEDVRSYMNAQFLQRDQAPRFATFKHMLAAELMCFAGELPAAIAQIESAVGVGLTDQNWLERCPVLAPLAGRSDFARLSAVVRDRAERVREG, from the coding sequence ATGGCCGAAGACGAAACGCGCGACGCCCAGAGAACCGTCGGCATGACGCCGTGGGCGAACCCGACCCCGTCCGGCGAACGTGTGGTGCTCGCAGGGCGCTACGAGATCTTGGGCCTGCTCGGCAGTGGCGGCATGGGCAGCGTGTACCGCGCGTTCGACCGCGAGCTCGACGAAAAGTGTGCGCTGAAGCTGGTGCGCCCGGAGCTGGGTGCCTCGCCGCGACTGCTCGAGCGCTTCCGCCGTGAGGTGAAGCTGGCGCGACGCGTGACTCACCCCAACGTCGCGCGGACGTACGACATTGGCGAGCACGGGAGCGAGAGGTTCCTGACCATGGAGCTCGTCGATGGTGAGTCGCTGTCGTCGTTGATCGAACGCGAAGGACGGCTCGGTCCGACCCGAGCCGTGAAGATCGCGCTGGAGCTTGCTGCGGGGCTCGAGGCCGCTCACGCGGTGGGCGTCGTGCATCGAGACTTGAAGCCGGAAAACGTGCTGCTCGAGAAGACCGGCCGCGTGGTGATCACCGATTTTGGCATCGCCTGCGCGCGCCAGGACGCCGAAGATGCCACGAAGACCCTCGGCGGCGTGGTCGGCACACCGGCGTACATGGCGCCAGAGCAGGTCGAGGCCCTGCCCGACGTCGACGCAAGAGCCGATCTGTACGCGCTCGGCGTGTTGCTCTACGAAATGCTGACGGGAGTGATGCCGTTCAGCGGTACTTCGCCGTACGCGGTGGCGTCCGCGAGGCTGACCTCCGAGCCGCCCGATCCGCGGCGCGAGCGACCAGATCTGCCGGCCGCGCTCGCCCACATCGTGCAGACCTGCATGGCCCGCGACCGAAACCATCGCTACGGCAGCGCGGCCGACCTCGCCGCAGCACTGAGTGTCAGCGCACCGACGGAGTTCGACGAGCTGGCCGTATCCCGCTCCCACGTCGGCTGGCAGCCACCGGATCCCTCAGCTCGCACCCGCGCTGGCGAAAAAACCCTGGCGGTCCTGCCCTTCAAGAACGCCGGCCCGCCCGAAGACGCCTACATCGCCGACGGCCTCACCGAGGACTTGATCGACACGTTGAGCATGACCCCGGGGCTCAAGTTGCGCCCCCGCGCGAGCGTCCTGTCTCTCTCGGCCCAGGCAGACGCGGACCCGCGGGAGCTCGGCCGACGATTGGAGGTCCAGGTCGTCGTGGACGGGTCGGTGCGGAGAATGGGCACGTCGTTGCGGATCGCCACGCGGCTGATCGGCGTGGGCGATGGGTTTCAGCTGTGGGCCCGGCGCTTCGACCGGCCACAGTCCGACGCGCTCGTCGTGAGCGACGAAGCCGCACACGCCATCGCCGAGGCGCTCGGCGCCGAGCCCACTCAGCCGCCCCGCGCCGCGCCGACCGACGACGGCGCGATCGATCTCTACCTGCGCGGCAAGGCCGAGCTTCGCCGCATCTGGCGCGAGCCCATGCGCCGAGCCGCGGAGCTGTTCGAGGCCGCGCACCGACGGGCGCCGAATGATCCAACCTTGCTTGCGGCACTCGCTCGCGCACGCGCGCGCCTCTGGTACTTCGATGGTGGCGCGCGTGAGGGCGGCGAGGCGAGGGAGCTGGCGGACAAGGCGCTTGCGGTGGCGCCGGAGCGTGGTGAGAGCTGGCTGTCGCTCGCGTCCGTCCGCTTCGTGGAGCAAGAGCTGCCGAGCGCGGCGCGGCTGCTCGAACAAGCGCTGAAACGCTCGCCCCAGCTCGCGGAGGCCCACGAGCTCGGTGCCGAGATCGCCCTCGAGGTGCTCGACCCCGCCGTCGCCCTCGCGCGTTACCAGACGGCGCTCAGCCTCGACCCCGAGCTGCGTTGTCGTTTCCACATGGCACGCCTGCACGCCTACGCAGGGCGCTGGCACGAGGTCGACGCCATCGAGCGAGTACCAGCCGAGGACGAGCAGACGCGCAGCATGTACGCCGCGTCGCGCGCGCGACTCGCGCTGTGGAGCCCGGACGCGAAGGCGCGAATCCGCGATCTGACGGCGCCGGAGTCCGCGGAAGATCGCCTGCCCGTCGAATACACGAAGGCCTGCCTCTCGGTGATCGAGTCCGGCTCCCTGTCGGAGGACGTGCGCTCGTACATGAACGCGCAGTTTCTACAGCGTGACCAGGCCCCGCGTTTTGCCACCTTCAAACACATGTTGGCCGCCGAGCTGATGTGTTTCGCGGGCGAGCTGCCGGCTGCAATCGCGCAGATTGAGTCCGCTGTGGGCGTCGGGCTCACCGACCAGAACTGGCTCGAGCGCTGCCCGGTGCTCGCCCCGCTGGCCGGGCGGAGCGATTTCGCGCGGCTTTCGGCCGTTGTTCGCGATCGAGCCGAACGCGTGCGAGAGGGCTGA